In the genome of Leucobacter luti, one region contains:
- a CDS encoding amino acid ABC transporter ATP-binding protein, with product MVEAEHVHKTYGENHVLRGISMQVRPGEVSCLLGPSGSGKSTFLRCINRLETIEGGKILVDGELVGFRERNGKLQELTASELAAQRRDVGMVFQRFNLFPHLTALENIVCSPVMVKGERKDVATAHARELLDQVGLSEKAHAYPSELSGGQQQRIAIARALAMRPKLMLFDEPTSALDPELVGEVLEVMQQLAASGMTMIVVTHEIGFAREVADTVTFMDEGVVVEQGAPDEVLGHPREARTRDFLSKVL from the coding sequence ATGGTCGAAGCTGAGCACGTGCACAAGACCTACGGGGAAAACCACGTGTTGCGTGGGATCTCCATGCAGGTGCGGCCAGGCGAAGTGAGCTGCCTCCTCGGCCCCTCCGGCTCAGGCAAATCGACGTTCTTGAGATGCATCAACCGGCTTGAGACGATTGAGGGGGGCAAGATCCTCGTCGACGGTGAACTGGTGGGATTCAGAGAGCGCAACGGCAAGCTGCAGGAGCTCACGGCGTCCGAACTCGCCGCGCAGCGACGCGACGTCGGCATGGTGTTCCAGCGCTTTAATCTTTTCCCGCATCTCACAGCCCTTGAGAACATTGTGTGTTCACCCGTCATGGTGAAGGGCGAACGGAAAGATGTGGCCACGGCGCACGCACGCGAGCTGCTTGACCAGGTGGGGCTCTCCGAGAAGGCACACGCCTACCCGAGTGAACTCTCGGGCGGGCAACAGCAGCGCATCGCAATCGCGCGTGCACTGGCGATGCGGCCGAAACTCATGTTGTTCGACGAGCCAACGAGCGCGCTTGATCCCGAGCTTGTCGGCGAGGTGCTCGAAGTGATGCAGCAGCTCGCCGCGAGCGGGATGACCATGATCGTGGTGACTCACGAGATCGGGTTCGCGCGAGAAGTGGCTGACACGGTGACCTTCATGGACGAGGGCGTCGTCGTCGAGCAGGGAGCTCCGGACGAGGTGCTGGGACACCCCCGCGAGGCACGCACCCGAGACTTTCTCTCAAAGGTGCTGTGA
- a CDS encoding amidohydrolase: MEQIALAFVGGHVFDGSGADPVILDVGVLGDRIVAVGEADVAARTGADTRVIDLTGKLLLPGIIDSHVHPIEGGLERLGCDLSGGWTREDYLETVSAYVAAHPDTEWILGGGWQMAAFPGGFPLAADLDAICSDRPMAISNRDHHSTWVNSEALRRAGITRDTPDPADGTIERDSDGHPTGTLHEGARMLVLRLAPEPTATDMRAALLAAQEYLHAFGITAWQDALIGDYGNHSSQEVHVYRAAFDSGELHARVNGALWWDREGGAEQIAELEAVRAEHQGDDFRLTTVKIMQDGVVENKTAAVSAPYLAPGCACGDASDTGISFIEPAELARIVTAFDARGVQLHFHAIGDRGVAECLDAVAAARAANGDTGPTHHIAHLQVVRPADLPRFAEHRVAANMQPLWASYDPQMVDLNVPLIGAERAGWQYPFRSILEHGGQLVAGSDWPVTTADPWLGMHVAVNRQHPDGHPDRNARVFVPEQRLELGEALRAYTRGGAEINGWDHEQGAIVPGAIADLVIVDRNPFLGPIEEIAATTTVETFSRGRSVYRAAQAS; encoded by the coding sequence GTGGAGCAGATCGCACTCGCATTCGTTGGCGGGCACGTCTTTGACGGGAGCGGCGCGGACCCCGTGATCCTCGATGTCGGCGTGCTGGGCGATCGCATTGTCGCAGTTGGCGAAGCTGACGTGGCGGCCCGCACCGGCGCTGACACACGGGTGATCGACCTCACAGGTAAACTCCTGCTCCCCGGCATTATCGACTCGCACGTGCACCCGATCGAGGGCGGGCTCGAGCGACTTGGCTGTGACCTGTCCGGCGGGTGGACCCGCGAGGACTACCTGGAAACCGTGAGCGCCTACGTCGCAGCACACCCAGATACAGAGTGGATTCTCGGTGGCGGCTGGCAGATGGCTGCATTCCCTGGTGGCTTCCCGCTGGCGGCCGATCTCGATGCGATCTGCTCCGATCGGCCGATGGCGATTTCGAACAGGGATCACCACAGCACGTGGGTCAACAGTGAGGCACTGCGGCGCGCTGGGATCACACGGGACACCCCAGATCCAGCCGACGGGACGATCGAGCGCGATAGCGATGGTCACCCGACCGGCACGCTGCATGAGGGAGCGCGCATGCTCGTGCTCCGGCTCGCCCCCGAGCCCACCGCAACGGACATGCGCGCCGCGCTGCTCGCCGCGCAGGAGTACCTGCACGCCTTCGGAATCACCGCCTGGCAGGACGCCCTGATTGGTGACTACGGCAACCATAGTTCGCAGGAGGTGCACGTGTACCGCGCTGCGTTTGACTCGGGCGAGCTCCATGCTCGGGTCAACGGCGCACTCTGGTGGGACCGCGAGGGTGGAGCTGAGCAGATCGCCGAGCTCGAGGCCGTTCGTGCTGAGCACCAGGGTGACGACTTCCGACTCACAACGGTCAAGATCATGCAGGACGGCGTGGTGGAGAACAAGACGGCAGCGGTGAGCGCGCCCTACCTCGCCCCCGGCTGTGCATGCGGGGACGCCTCCGACACTGGGATCTCGTTCATCGAGCCAGCTGAGCTCGCGCGCATCGTCACCGCGTTCGACGCCCGAGGGGTGCAGCTTCACTTCCATGCGATCGGAGATCGAGGCGTGGCCGAGTGTCTCGATGCCGTCGCGGCAGCACGCGCGGCGAACGGAGACACCGGTCCGACGCACCACATCGCCCACCTCCAGGTGGTACGCCCTGCAGATCTGCCCCGATTCGCTGAGCACCGCGTCGCGGCGAACATGCAACCGCTCTGGGCCTCCTACGATCCGCAGATGGTGGATCTCAACGTGCCGCTTATCGGCGCTGAACGAGCCGGGTGGCAGTATCCCTTCCGGAGCATTCTCGAGCACGGCGGCCAACTGGTCGCGGGATCTGATTGGCCTGTGACCACCGCGGACCCGTGGCTCGGGATGCACGTCGCCGTGAACCGGCAGCACCCGGACGGACACCCGGATCGCAACGCCCGTGTATTTGTGCCCGAGCAACGGCTGGAACTCGGCGAAGCACTGCGCGCCTATACACGCGGTGGGGCGGAAATCAACGGCTGGGATCACGAGCAAGGGGCGATCGTACCTGGCGCGATCGCCGATCTCGTGATCGTGGACCGAAACCCGTTCCTCGGGCCGATCGAGGAGATTGCAGCGACCACGACCGTCGAGACCTTCTCGCGCGGCCGATCGGTGTACCGCGCAGCTCAGGCGTCCTAG
- a CDS encoding amino acid ABC transporter permease, translated as MTTVAPAPGIPPELRIRAVRARHPWRTVAAIVLLLAVLSFVLDASGREAYDWAAFRTYIFDQRIVQAAGVTIQLTVYAMIGAIVLGVALAVMRQSPNKILAAISWAFIWVFRGTPVYVQLVFWGLFTTIYKTIDVGLPLQDPWFSVGTGDLLSLFWIAVLGLALNEAAYMAEIVRAGLLAVDPGQDEAATALGMSWGQMMRKVILPQAMRVIIPPTGNEVISMLKTTSLVTAVPFSLDLYTRSRDISSETLNPIPLLLVASVWYLTITSVLMVGQYFLERRFSRGQVRRVSRSARGEGSSDGVTKTISVVPAFGTDTGDDTAQKGATL; from the coding sequence ATGACCACAGTCGCTCCAGCTCCCGGCATTCCGCCGGAACTGCGCATCCGCGCCGTGCGCGCCAGGCACCCGTGGCGCACCGTTGCCGCCATCGTGCTCCTGCTCGCGGTGCTCTCGTTCGTGCTCGATGCCTCAGGGCGCGAGGCTTACGACTGGGCGGCGTTCCGCACCTACATCTTCGATCAGCGCATCGTGCAGGCTGCAGGCGTCACCATCCAGCTCACGGTCTACGCGATGATCGGGGCGATCGTGCTCGGCGTTGCACTCGCCGTGATGCGGCAAAGCCCGAACAAGATTCTGGCGGCCATCTCGTGGGCCTTCATCTGGGTGTTTCGCGGCACCCCGGTGTACGTCCAGCTCGTGTTCTGGGGGCTGTTCACCACAATCTATAAGACCATCGACGTCGGGCTCCCGCTACAGGATCCGTGGTTTTCGGTTGGCACCGGCGATCTGCTCTCGCTGTTCTGGATCGCTGTGCTCGGCCTCGCCCTGAACGAGGCCGCGTATATGGCCGAGATCGTGCGGGCGGGTCTCCTCGCTGTTGACCCAGGTCAGGACGAGGCCGCTACCGCGCTCGGTATGAGCTGGGGACAGATGATGCGCAAGGTGATTCTGCCGCAAGCGATGCGCGTGATCATCCCGCCGACCGGCAACGAGGTGATCTCGATGCTGAAGACCACCTCACTCGTCACCGCCGTTCCCTTCAGCCTGGACCTGTACACCCGGTCGCGCGACATCTCTTCTGAGACGCTGAACCCGATTCCGCTGCTCCTGGTCGCCTCAGTCTGGTATCTCACGATCACGTCGGTTCTGATGGTGGGGCAGTACTTCCTTGAGCGCCGCTTCTCGCGTGGCCAGGTCCGCCGAGTGAGCCGCTCCGCGCGCGGCGAGGGCTCGAGTGACGGGGTGACGAAGACGATTTCGGTGGTGCCCGCCTTCGGGACGGACACCGGAGACGACACAGCCCAGAAGGGGGCGACGCTGTGA
- a CDS encoding ABC transporter substrate-binding protein, translating to MTRFAQFSHRTRPVTASAAVVVAAGLVFGLAACAPQAVEPTADRQSGVDVTELTIDTSAAALLPKDVAEAGTLVVGVDPTYAPNEFKDPNGAPIGWEIDLIDAAAAKLGLTTDYRVAKFDNIVPSILGEKYDLGLGGYYDTKKRQETLDMIDFFAAGNQFAAPADAPITDELDACGLKVGAQNGGSAALEYLPALQDRCADAGEGAIEVLGYETQDEQTAALKLGRIEAMVSDSPVTSYAVKLSEGEFVASPVFDQILSGAPVNKDRGEFAEAMRSAIQGLLEDGTYSEILEYWGVEAGAIDEITINASEQ from the coding sequence ATGACCCGTTTCGCCCAGTTCTCACATCGCACTCGTCCCGTCACCGCGAGCGCAGCAGTCGTCGTGGCTGCCGGCCTCGTATTCGGACTCGCAGCTTGTGCCCCGCAAGCTGTGGAACCCACCGCTGATCGCCAGAGCGGCGTCGATGTCACGGAGCTCACCATCGACACGAGTGCAGCTGCGCTGCTCCCGAAGGACGTGGCCGAGGCGGGCACCCTCGTCGTCGGCGTCGACCCCACCTATGCGCCGAACGAGTTCAAAGATCCGAACGGCGCCCCCATCGGCTGGGAGATCGACCTGATCGATGCCGCGGCAGCCAAGCTCGGCCTCACGACGGACTACCGGGTCGCGAAGTTCGACAACATCGTGCCGAGCATCCTCGGCGAGAAATACGACCTCGGTCTTGGCGGCTACTACGACACGAAGAAGCGACAGGAAACGCTCGACATGATCGACTTCTTCGCGGCAGGCAACCAGTTCGCAGCCCCAGCGGACGCTCCGATCACCGACGAACTTGACGCGTGTGGCCTGAAAGTCGGGGCCCAGAACGGCGGCTCCGCCGCACTTGAGTATCTCCCGGCGCTGCAGGACCGCTGCGCCGACGCAGGCGAGGGAGCCATTGAGGTGCTGGGGTACGAGACACAGGACGAGCAGACTGCTGCACTCAAGCTGGGTCGCATCGAGGCCATGGTCTCCGATTCACCAGTGACAAGCTACGCCGTGAAGCTGAGCGAGGGCGAGTTTGTCGCGTCCCCAGTGTTCGATCAGATTCTCTCGGGCGCACCGGTCAACAAGGATCGCGGCGAGTTCGCCGAGGCCATGCGCTCTGCCATCCAAGGTCTGCTGGAAGACGGCACCTACAGCGAGATTCTCGAGTACTGGGGCGTTGAAGCGGGCGCAATCGACGAGATCACTATCAACGCGTCTGAGCAGTAG